In the Aliarcobacter cryaerophilus genome, one interval contains:
- the mqnF gene encoding aminofutalosine deaminase family hydrolase, producing MKILTASYILTFDENFTILKDGCIVFDEKIIELASYDITIKKYPNIEIVSLGENSVLMPGLINSHIHLEFSANKTTLKYGSFYSWLNSVIKHREKLIDKAKTSLITQELKKLLKTGTTTIGAISSYSFDLEACLKSPINKIFFCEVIGSKADMIDTLFTDFKARLKDAQKHNSKRFQTGIAIHSPYSVHPFLVREVLNIAKDQNLPVTSHFLESKDEKDWLNKDEGSFLDFFKNFLNQEKATTKPLEFLNLFKGIKNLSFTHCVEASNEDFSKIKELKATINHCVSSNRFLNNSRLNLESLGNIPFSIGTDGLSSNNSLSMFDELRVALYTHYERNIIKFSKTLLNAATVNGAKALGVKKGSLIKDFDADIIGFCLPDKIEEVEDIYMQIILHTKYVDKIVIGGEFV from the coding sequence ATGAAAATATTAACTGCTTCTTATATCCTTACATTTGATGAAAACTTTACTATTTTAAAAGATGGTTGTATTGTTTTTGATGAAAAAATTATTGAGCTTGCAAGTTATGATATTACTATAAAAAAATATCCAAATATTGAAATTGTAAGTCTTGGAGAAAACTCTGTTTTAATGCCAGGACTTATAAACTCACATATTCATCTTGAATTTAGTGCAAATAAAACAACTTTAAAATATGGTAGTTTTTACTCTTGGTTAAATTCTGTTATAAAACATAGAGAAAAACTTATTGATAAAGCTAAAACATCTTTGATAACTCAAGAGCTAAAAAAACTTTTAAAAACAGGAACTACAACTATAGGTGCTATATCATCTTACTCTTTTGATTTAGAAGCTTGTTTAAAATCTCCAATTAATAAAATCTTTTTTTGTGAAGTAATTGGTTCAAAAGCAGATATGATTGATACTTTATTTACTGATTTTAAAGCAAGATTAAAAGATGCTCAAAAGCATAATAGTAAAAGATTTCAAACAGGTATTGCAATACATTCACCATACTCTGTTCATCCATTTTTAGTTCGTGAAGTTTTAAATATTGCTAAAGATCAAAATCTTCCAGTTACTTCTCATTTTTTAGAATCAAAAGATGAAAAAGATTGGTTAAATAAAGATGAGGGTAGTTTTTTAGATTTTTTCAAAAATTTTTTAAATCAAGAGAAAGCAACAACAAAACCTTTGGAGTTTTTAAACCTTTTTAAGGGTATAAAAAATCTATCTTTTACTCATTGTGTAGAAGCAAGTAATGAAGATTTTAGTAAGATAAAAGAGTTAAAAGCAACTATAAATCATTGTGTTAGTTCAAATAGATTTTTAAATAATAGTAGATTAAATTTAGAGAGTCTAGGAAATATTCCTTTTAGCATAGGAACAGATGGTTTAAGTTCAAATAATTCATTAAGTATGTTTGATGAGCTAAGAGTTGCACTTTATACTCACTACGAAAGAAATATAATAAAGTTTTCAAAAACTTTGTTAAATGCTGCAACTGTAAATGGAGCCAAAGCTTTAGGAGTTAAAAAAGGTAGTTTAATAAAAGATTTTGATGCTGATATTATAGGTTTTTGTTTACCAGACAAGATTGAAGAAGTTGAAGATATTTATATGCAGATTATTTTGCATACAAAATATGTAGATAAAATTGTGATAGGAGGAGAGTTTGTTTGA
- the istA gene encoding IS21 family transposase — MKKIKDILRLKFITNISYRQISRALNVPSSTVGDYCKRFEIIDKKIDEFLNLDDDEISQILFPEKSLPKSYKSRPIPDVEYIHKEITKKGVTFELLWQEYKEMHPDGYGCSQFKEYYYKYKRKLNPTMRQTYVAGEKMFVDYSGLTVPVINLKTGEVEKAQIFVSVLGLSGYTFVHATSSQKVEDFIKSHVEAFNFYEGVPKVIVPDNLKSAIISNNKNGIVFNENYAELSRHYNYAIEAARPYKPQDKAKVEQGVQAIQRWIIARFRNRSFFNIDEINQAINPLLDIYNNKIIKKIGKSRSELFIELEKSYLQQLPINRFIYKELKIATVNIDYHVELLKCYYSVPFKYLKERVEIKYSTTLVEIYHKSKIVATHPRLYKINDSSTIKEHMPLNHQYQSEKMNPQRLISWGENIGNETKEFVEKRLSEAPYPVKAYRTIIAILSLAKIYGKIELNLALSYAIKIDAKSVKSIESILSKKLYLVVANTTTSTLFNNHENIRGSDYYK, encoded by the coding sequence ATGAAAAAAATAAAAGATATATTGAGATTAAAGTTTATTACCAATATATCGTACCGTCAAATTAGTAGAGCTTTAAATGTACCTTCATCAACTGTTGGGGATTATTGTAAAAGATTTGAAATAATAGATAAAAAAATTGATGAATTTCTTAATCTTGATGATGATGAAATTAGTCAAATTCTATTTCCTGAAAAATCCTTACCAAAAAGCTATAAATCAAGACCAATACCAGATGTTGAATATATTCATAAAGAGATAACAAAAAAAGGTGTAACCTTTGAACTGTTGTGGCAAGAGTATAAAGAGATGCATCCAGATGGATATGGTTGTAGCCAATTTAAAGAGTATTACTATAAATATAAAAGAAAATTAAATCCTACAATGAGACAAACATATGTTGCTGGTGAAAAAATGTTCGTAGATTATAGTGGATTAACTGTTCCTGTAATAAATTTAAAAACAGGTGAAGTTGAAAAAGCACAAATATTTGTAAGTGTACTAGGATTAAGTGGATATACCTTTGTTCATGCAACTTCTTCTCAAAAAGTTGAAGATTTTATAAAATCTCATGTAGAAGCATTTAATTTTTATGAAGGTGTTCCTAAAGTAATTGTTCCTGATAATCTAAAAAGTGCAATTATTTCAAATAATAAGAATGGCATAGTGTTTAATGAAAATTATGCAGAACTTTCAAGACATTATAACTATGCAATAGAAGCAGCACGTCCATATAAACCACAAGATAAAGCAAAAGTAGAACAAGGTGTACAAGCAATTCAAAGATGGATAATAGCAAGATTTAGAAATAGAAGCTTTTTTAATATTGATGAAATAAATCAAGCAATAAATCCACTACTTGATATTTATAATAATAAAATTATTAAAAAAATAGGTAAAAGTAGATCAGAACTATTTATAGAACTTGAAAAATCATATTTACAACAATTACCAATAAATAGATTTATCTATAAAGAGTTAAAAATTGCGACTGTAAATATAGATTATCATGTTGAACTTTTAAAATGTTATTACTCAGTACCATTTAAATATCTAAAAGAGAGAGTAGAGATAAAATATTCAACTACATTAGTTGAAATATATCATAAATCGAAAATAGTTGCTACTCATCCAAGATTATATAAAATAAATGATTCTTCAACAATAAAAGAGCATATGCCTTTAAATCATCAGTATCAAAGTGAAAAGATGAATCCTCAAAGATTAATATCTTGGGGTGAAAATATTGGAAATGAAACTAAAGAGTTTGTTGAAAAAAGATTATCTGAAGCTCCATACCCTGTAAAAGCATATAGAACGATAATTGCAATATTGTCTTTAGCAAAAATATATGGAAAAATTGAGTTAAATTTAGCACTATCATATGCAATAAAAATTGATGCAAAAAGTGTTAAATCAATAGAATCAATTTTATCAAAAAAACTATACTTAGTTGTTGCTAATACTACAACATCAACACTATTTAATAACCATGAAAATATTCGTGGATCTGATTATTATAAATAA
- a CDS encoding M24 family metallopeptidase encodes MDNFILKNENAIYYECNFSCDNVIFLSLGSENFFITDARYTIEAKEYAKNCEVIESANLIDSAKEILKKNSIKSITFDPNDFTFFEYKNMVKDLDIEFVEEINFSKTKRLIKSDYEIKLLKKASSLGKDGFKEFAKYIKNSGFKKSEKELYFNSYKFMSKKGELETSFNPIVAINENAAKPHALPTNKRLKKDDLILVDAGVKYKRYCSDRTCTSVADFDNFNFERKQTFKNKKHQKIYDIVLKAQEKCIKEARAGMKACEIDKIARDFISQAGYGKYFVHSTGHGVGLDIHEFPNINSKNELIIEENMVFTVEPGIYIPNEFGVRIEDTVYIKNSKAEIL; translated from the coding sequence GTGGATAACTTTATTTTAAAAAATGAGAATGCAATATATTATGAATGTAACTTTTCTTGTGATAATGTAATTTTTTTAAGTTTAGGAAGTGAGAATTTTTTTATTACAGATGCTAGATATACAATTGAAGCAAAAGAGTATGCTAAGAATTGTGAAGTTATTGAAAGTGCTAATCTAATTGATAGTGCTAAAGAGATTTTGAAAAAAAATAGTATCAAATCTATAACTTTTGATCCAAATGATTTTACTTTTTTTGAGTACAAAAACATGGTAAAAGATTTAGATATAGAGTTTGTTGAAGAGATAAATTTTTCAAAAACAAAAAGATTAATAAAAAGTGATTATGAGATAAAACTTCTTAAAAAAGCATCATCTTTAGGAAAAGATGGTTTTAAAGAGTTTGCAAAATATATTAAAAATAGTGGATTTAAAAAGAGTGAAAAAGAGCTATATTTTAATTCTTACAAATTTATGAGTAAAAAAGGAGAGCTTGAAACCTCTTTTAATCCAATTGTTGCAATAAATGAAAATGCAGCAAAACCTCACGCACTCCCTACAAACAAAAGATTAAAAAAAGATGATTTAATTTTAGTTGATGCAGGAGTTAAATATAAAAGATATTGTTCTGATAGAACTTGTACTAGTGTTGCTGATTTTGATAACTTTAATTTTGAAAGAAAGCAAACTTTTAAAAATAAAAAGCATCAAAAAATTTATGACATTGTATTAAAAGCTCAAGAAAAATGCATAAAAGAGGCAAGAGCTGGAATGAAAGCTTGTGAAATTGATAAGATTGCTAGAGATTTTATCTCTCAAGCTGGTTATGGAAAATATTTTGTGCATAGCACTGGGCATGGTGTTGGACTTGATATTCATGAATTTCCAAATATAAATAGTAAAAATGAGCTTATAATTGAAGAGAATATGGTATTTACAGTAGAACCTGGAATTTATATTCCAAATGAGTTTGGTGTAAGAATTGAAGATACAGTTTATATAAAAAATAGTAAAGCTGAAATTTTATAA
- the mnmA gene encoding tRNA 2-thiouridine(34) synthase MnmA, with the protein MNKNKKIVVGMSGGVDSSVTALLLKQQGYDVVGLFMRNWEYGIKGSQCPNRIEFEDAKKVGALIGIEVIGKDFVKEYRDRVFDVFLDGLKQGLTPNPDILCNREIKFNVFLNEAKNMGAEMIATGHYAKIAKYKDHFVLDTPKDSSKDQSYFLHALSSEQLSHAMFPLGDLTKKEVREIARAHNLPVSDKKDSTGICFIGNQKFDEFITQHLKAIPGDIIDENGKVLGKHKGLVCYTLGQRKGIGLGGLKGNENENNTHKPWFVASKDVVNNTLTIVQDTNHPLLMSKTVEAKQMHWVLEVAPKVGDKLMAQVRYRQQKQACTVVEASAEKVIVEFDNPQRAVTLGQSLVLYSGDYCLGGGFISFYK; encoded by the coding sequence ATGAATAAAAATAAGAAAATAGTTGTAGGAATGTCAGGTGGAGTTGATTCATCTGTTACAGCCTTATTGTTAAAACAACAAGGTTATGATGTTGTTGGACTATTTATGCGAAACTGGGAGTATGGAATAAAAGGTAGCCAGTGCCCTAATCGTATAGAGTTTGAAGATGCAAAAAAAGTTGGTGCATTAATAGGTATTGAAGTTATTGGAAAGGACTTCGTAAAAGAGTACAGAGATAGAGTTTTTGATGTTTTCCTAGATGGTTTAAAACAAGGTCTTACACCAAATCCAGATATTTTATGTAATCGTGAGATAAAATTTAATGTATTTTTAAATGAAGCAAAAAATATGGGTGCAGAGATGATTGCAACTGGTCATTATGCGAAAATTGCAAAATATAAAGACCATTTTGTACTAGATACTCCAAAAGATAGCTCAAAAGATCAAAGCTATTTTTTACATGCACTATCAAGTGAACAGTTAAGTCATGCTATGTTTCCACTTGGAGATTTAACAAAAAAAGAGGTTAGAGAGATAGCAAGAGCTCATAATCTTCCTGTTAGTGATAAAAAAGATAGCACGGGAATTTGTTTTATTGGAAATCAAAAATTTGATGAGTTTATTACACAACACTTAAAAGCAATTCCAGGTGATATTATTGATGAAAATGGAAAAGTTTTAGGAAAACACAAAGGTCTTGTTTGTTATACATTGGGTCAGAGAAAAGGTATAGGTCTTGGTGGACTTAAAGGCAATGAAAATGAAAACAATACGCACAAACCTTGGTTTGTAGCTTCTAAAGATGTAGTAAATAATACATTAACAATTGTTCAAGATACAAATCATCCGTTACTAATGAGTAAAACTGTTGAAGCAAAACAGATGCACTGGGTACTAGAAGTTGCACCAAAAGTTGGGGATAAACTAATGGCACAAGTTAGATATAGACAACAAAAACAAGCTTGTACGGTTGTTGAGGCAAGTGCCGAAAAAGTAATAGTAGAGTTTGATAATCCTCAAAGAGCTGTAACTCTAGGACAAAGTCTTGTTTTATACTCAGGTGATTATTGTCTTGGTGGTGGCTTTATAAGCTTTTACAAATAA
- a CDS encoding aminomethyltransferase beta-barrel domain-containing protein produces MYIDDKKFSCGVKLRYRSNTILCDVEIINDKAIIKLKEPAFGVASGQLAVFYDENKVLGSAFIKSAK; encoded by the coding sequence ATGTATATTGATGATAAAAAATTCTCATGTGGTGTAAAACTAAGATATAGAAGTAATACAATTTTATGTGATGTTGAGATTATTAATGATAAAGCAATTATAAAATTAAAAGAACCAGCTTTTGGAGTTGCTAGTGGACAATTGGCTGTTTTTTATGATGAAAATAAAGTTTTAGGAAGTGCTTTTATAAAAAGTGCAAAATAA
- a CDS encoding ribose-phosphate pyrophosphokinase, with protein MSTFKLFSGSANPEFAKKVGDYLGMCVSDATLNKFSDGEISVQITQSVRGQDVYIIQPTCAPTNDNLMELLIMIDALKRSSAKSINAVIPYYGYARQDRKAAPRVPISAKLVADLLEKAGINRVVTIDLHAAQIQGFFNIPADNLFGSILFVNYIKSKNLKNPIIASPDIGGVARARQYADKLGYDLVIVDKKREKANESQVMNIIGDVKGKDVILVDDMVDTAGTLVKAAEVLKEKGANSVMACCTHGVLSGPAYERVANGVLDELVISDTIPTKKNAKKITVLTASSIIGEAIRRIHNNESVNSIFNS; from the coding sequence ATGTCTACTTTTAAACTCTTTAGTGGAAGTGCAAACCCTGAATTTGCAAAAAAAGTTGGTGATTATTTAGGAATGTGTGTATCAGATGCAACATTAAATAAATTTAGTGATGGTGAAATATCTGTTCAGATAACTCAAAGTGTAAGAGGACAAGATGTTTATATTATTCAACCAACTTGTGCTCCCACAAATGATAATTTAATGGAACTTTTAATAATGATAGATGCACTTAAAAGATCAAGTGCTAAATCAATAAATGCCGTAATTCCTTACTACGGATATGCAAGGCAAGATAGAAAAGCAGCCCCAAGAGTTCCTATTAGCGCAAAATTAGTTGCTGATTTACTAGAAAAAGCTGGAATAAATAGAGTTGTAACTATTGATTTACATGCTGCTCAAATTCAAGGATTTTTTAATATTCCTGCTGATAATCTTTTTGGTTCTATTCTTTTTGTAAACTATATAAAAAGTAAAAATTTAAAAAATCCAATTATTGCAAGTCCAGATATTGGAGGAGTTGCACGTGCTAGACAATATGCTGATAAATTAGGTTACGATTTAGTAATAGTTGATAAAAAAAGAGAGAAAGCAAATGAGTCTCAAGTTATGAACATAATTGGAGATGTAAAAGGTAAAGATGTTATTTTAGTAGATGATATGGTTGATACTGCTGGAACTTTAGTAAAAGCTGCTGAAGTTTTAAAGGAAAAAGGTGCTAACAGTGTTATGGCATGTTGTACACATGGAGTTTTAAGTGGTCCTGCTTATGAAAGAGTTGCAAATGGTGTTTTAGATGAATTAGTTATCTCAGATACAATTCCAACTAAAAAAAATGCAAAAAAAATAACTGTGCTAACAGCTTCTTCTATAATAGGTGAAGCAATAAGAAGAATTCATAATAACGAATCAGTAAATTCTATTTTTAACAGTTAA
- a CDS encoding 7-cyano-7-deazaguanine synthase, protein MSKQKVIVGMSGGIDSSVTAYILQKDGYEVEGVYLKLHNRTDGYHESNLNYIDGVTKFLGIKYHILDLSKKFKKDVYDYFVNSYIDGNTPNPCVKCNKNIKFGAMLDFAKKQGASFLATGHYVKTDGKFFYVADDLSKDQSYFLSQVPKEDIAFMMFPLSNYKKEDIIRLGSNLDVTYKKITEKNESQEICFVETVYTDIIKKYANIDIEGDVLDQNGNVVGAPADLFGQSAGVIRTVLK, encoded by the coding sequence ATGAGTAAACAAAAAGTAATAGTTGGAATGAGTGGAGGAATTGACTCATCAGTTACAGCTTATATCTTACAAAAAGATGGATATGAAGTTGAAGGAGTTTATCTAAAACTTCATAATAGAACTGATGGTTACCACGAATCAAATTTAAATTATATTGATGGAGTTACAAAATTTTTAGGTATAAAATATCATATTTTAGATTTATCCAAAAAATTTAAAAAAGATGTTTATGACTATTTTGTAAACTCTTACATAGATGGAAATACTCCAAATCCATGTGTAAAATGTAATAAAAATATAAAATTTGGTGCAATGCTTGATTTTGCAAAAAAGCAAGGAGCTTCATTTCTTGCAACTGGTCACTATGTAAAAACTGATGGTAAATTTTTCTATGTTGCAGATGATTTATCAAAAGATCAAAGTTATTTTTTATCTCAAGTTCCTAAAGAGGATATTGCTTTTATGATGTTTCCTTTAAGTAACTACAAAAAAGAAGATATCATAAGACTAGGGTCAAACCTCGATGTAACTTATAAAAAGATAACTGAAAAAAATGAATCACAAGAGATCTGTTTTGTAGAGACAGTTTATACAGATATTATAAAAAAATACGCAAATATAGATATTGAAGGTGATGTTTTAGACCAAAATGGAAATGTAGTAGGTGCTCCAGCCGATTTATTCGGACAGTCTGCCGGAGTGATTCGGACAGTTTTAAAGTAG
- the aroQ gene encoding type II 3-dehydroquinate dehydratase, protein MKIAVIQGPNLNMLGVREQHIYGGVTLEQIHAQLQNAADQNGVEIEFFQSNFEGEIVDRIQECLGTVDGIMINPAAYSHTSIAIRDALAAVNMPVVEVHISNIYKREEFRQKSITAGSSTGVITGFGGFGYHLGLISLIQMLNELKALNDARNAQIQAQTQEENK, encoded by the coding sequence ATGAAAATAGCAGTAATACAAGGACCAAACTTAAATATGTTAGGAGTTAGAGAGCAACATATTTACGGAGGAGTAACTTTAGAGCAAATTCATGCTCAACTTCAAAATGCAGCTGATCAAAATGGAGTTGAAATTGAGTTTTTTCAATCAAATTTTGAAGGAGAAATAGTTGATAGAATTCAAGAGTGCTTAGGGACAGTTGATGGAATTATGATAAATCCAGCTGCATATTCGCACACTTCAATAGCAATTAGAGATGCTTTAGCAGCTGTTAATATGCCTGTTGTTGAGGTTCATATTTCAAATATTTATAAAAGAGAAGAGTTTAGACAAAAATCTATTACAGCAGGTTCTAGTACAGGAGTAATTACTGGATTTGGTGGGTTTGGTTATCATTTGGGACTTATCTCTTTAATTCAAATGTTAAATGAATTAAAAGCTTTAAATGATGCAAGAAATGCTCAAATACAAGCACAAACACAAGAAGAGAATAAATAA
- a CDS encoding Opr family porin — MKKLSLVVSTIMLSSTMFAASAFDKEVDAPLKKDNIENANSIDEAFKNGKIEGSIALFGLTQDNKDQSIKRDFAFGNGNLTLGYNTASFYGFSLGTQVKGNIKLGEKHKDDRKNEGPFENNALITQAYLQYSLNEMLLIKAGRYEGELEWLTDYQQGAIAEITAIPDTTVSLAFSNRKAESGIDTSEDFHKPNDLNKGIYVVDIKNESLEGLEINPYYYQIPDAVKFYGLKTSYNLEHFGAIAQYAKSSLTNEYKTNNSLENGYIAHFELNGNFEDLTSAVGLIKTSKKGGADIITSYGDSISPFEDGNQVYTLDARTIYGSLGYSIYDFEFGALYGITRYDNATNSGLKEKELNLSAGYNFTKNLNTNIMYVNVDADEANGETDYNKYLASVEYKF; from the coding sequence ATGAAAAAATTAAGTTTAGTTGTTTCAACTATTATGTTATCAAGTACAATGTTTGCTGCTTCAGCTTTTGACAAAGAAGTTGATGCTCCTTTAAAGAAAGATAATATAGAAAATGCAAACTCTATAGATGAAGCTTTCAAAAATGGTAAAATTGAGGGAAGCATAGCACTATTTGGATTAACTCAAGATAATAAAGATCAATCTATTAAAAGAGATTTTGCATTTGGTAATGGTAATTTAACTTTAGGATATAACACTGCTAGTTTTTATGGTTTTAGTTTAGGAACTCAAGTAAAAGGAAATATTAAACTTGGTGAAAAACATAAAGATGATAGAAAAAACGAAGGACCTTTTGAAAACAATGCTTTAATAACTCAAGCATATTTACAATACTCTTTAAATGAGATGTTATTAATTAAAGCAGGTAGATATGAAGGTGAATTAGAGTGGCTTACAGATTATCAACAAGGAGCTATTGCCGAGATTACAGCAATTCCTGATACTACTGTATCTTTAGCATTTTCAAATAGAAAAGCTGAATCAGGAATTGATACAAGTGAAGACTTTCATAAACCAAATGATTTAAATAAAGGTATTTATGTAGTTGATATTAAAAATGAGAGTTTAGAGGGATTGGAAATAAATCCTTACTACTACCAAATTCCAGATGCAGTAAAATTCTATGGTTTAAAAACTTCTTACAATTTAGAACATTTTGGAGCTATTGCACAATATGCAAAGAGTAGCTTAACTAATGAATATAAAACTAATAATAGTTTAGAAAATGGTTATATAGCACATTTTGAGTTAAATGGTAATTTTGAAGATTTAACTTCAGCAGTTGGTTTAATAAAAACAAGTAAAAAAGGTGGAGCTGATATTATAACTTCTTATGGAGATAGTATTTCACCATTTGAAGATGGAAATCAAGTATATACTTTAGATGCTAGAACTATTTATGGCTCTTTAGGTTATTCAATTTATGATTTTGAATTTGGTGCTTTGTATGGAATTACAAGATATGATAACGCTACAAATTCAGGACTTAAAGAAAAAGAGTTAAATCTAAGTGCTGGATATAATTTCACAAAAAATTTAAATACAAATATTATGTATGTAAATGTAGATGCTGACGAAGCAAATGGTGAGACAGATTATAATAAATATTTAGCTAGTGTTGAGTATAAATTTTAG
- the istB gene encoding IS21-like element helper ATPase IstB, producing MNQTTIINKINDLRYDGLKQAYLRQIEDISYNKLSFEERLYNLLESQEIFLHNKKISMNLKLSKIKDKQAAIEDIDYSIKRKIDISVIKDLANMNFIRNHQNIIITGKTGTGKSYISQALGNRAIIDGFRVYYTRVPTLLEEIKISRATGTYTNLLKKYSRFELLILDDFGTSTITTDDATNLFEIIEDRTELNSTIITSQLPVSSWYNYLNNDTVADAILDRIIHSSHRIELEGESMRKLRSKINKI from the coding sequence ATGAACCAAACTACAATAATAAATAAAATAAATGATTTAAGATATGATGGATTAAAACAGGCATATTTAAGACAAATAGAGGATATAAGTTACAATAAACTCAGCTTCGAAGAGAGATTATATAACTTATTAGAATCTCAAGAGATATTTTTACATAACAAAAAAATATCAATGAATTTAAAACTCTCAAAAATTAAAGATAAACAAGCAGCAATAGAAGATATAGATTACTCTATTAAAAGGAAAATTGATATATCAGTAATAAAAGATTTAGCAAATATGAACTTTATTAGAAATCATCAAAATATAATAATTACGGGTAAAACGGGTACTGGAAAATCATATATTTCACAAGCATTAGGCAATAGAGCAATAATAGATGGATTTAGAGTTTATTATACAAGGGTTCCAACTTTACTTGAAGAGATAAAAATTTCAAGAGCAACTGGAACATATACAAATTTATTAAAAAAATACTCTAGGTTTGAATTGCTAATTTTAGATGACTTTGGAACTTCAACTATTACAACTGATGATGCAACAAATTTATTTGAAATAATTGAAGATAGAACCGAATTAAATTCAACAATAATTACTTCTCAATTACCTGTTTCAAGTTGGTATAACTATTTAAATAATGACACAGTTGCTGATGCTATTTTAGATAGGATAATTCACTCATCCCATAGAATTGAATTAGAAGGAGAATCTATGCGAAAATTAAGATCAAAAATCAACAAAATTTAA
- the sppA gene encoding signal peptide peptidase SppA gives MFDFLKKLFLPVVWFLDFITKYFKTIVFLTIVYFIFFSTAEDETIAKYNANLQKIDLIGQIIDPSKVLEDIERASNDSNIKGVLFVIDSPGGAVAPSVEIAYAIKELSMKKPVVAYASGTIASGSYYASIWADKIIANPGSIVGSIGVIMQGFEASKLLENIGISSQTIKAGKYKESGTFTRKWTNDEEQELQGVINSTYNMFISDVADARKLDIKKHTSFADAKIFTAYQAKDVGLVDEVATLNFAKYSLIELSKVEKPIWKKEDKFEKFMDKLMSQAISKVVMSFSSSLKAY, from the coding sequence TTGTTTGATTTTTTAAAAAAACTATTTTTACCAGTTGTTTGGTTTTTAGATTTTATTACAAAATATTTTAAAACAATAGTTTTTTTAACTATTGTATATTTTATATTTTTTAGTACAGCTGAAGATGAAACAATTGCAAAATATAATGCAAACCTACAAAAGATTGATTTAATAGGACAGATAATTGATCCTTCAAAAGTACTAGAAGATATAGAAAGAGCTTCAAATGATTCTAATATAAAAGGTGTTTTATTTGTAATAGATAGTCCAGGAGGTGCTGTTGCACCTTCTGTTGAGATAGCTTATGCAATAAAAGAGTTGAGTATGAAAAAACCAGTTGTTGCATATGCAAGTGGAACAATTGCAAGCGGTAGTTACTATGCTTCTATTTGGGCCGATAAAATTATTGCAAATCCTGGAAGTATTGTTGGCTCTATCGGTGTTATTATGCAAGGTTTTGAAGCTAGTAAATTATTAGAAAATATTGGAATTAGTTCTCAAACTATAAAAGCTGGAAAATATAAAGAATCGGGAACATTTACAAGAAAATGGACAAACGATGAGGAACAAGAGCTCCAAGGTGTTATAAATAGTACATATAATATGTTTATAAGCGATGTTGCAGACGCTAGAAAATTAGATATTAAAAAACATACAAGTTTTGCGGATGCAAAAATATTTACAGCATATCAAGCAAAAGATGTTGGACTTGTAGACGAAGTTGCAACACTTAATTTTGCAAAATATAGTTTAATAGAGTTATCAAAAGTTGAAAAACCTATTTGGAAAAAAGAGGATAAATTTGAAAAATTTATGGACAAACTTATGAGTCAAGCTATTTCAAAAGTTGTTATGAGTTTTTCTAGCAGTTTAAAAGCATATTAA
- the folK gene encoding 2-amino-4-hydroxy-6-hydroxymethyldihydropteridine diphosphokinase, with translation MKKKLSPSLTLFYTPNFPKIFNISSNKKYSVTIGVGGNIGDTKKIFDKLILCLKKDSRFTLLKTSPLLRNPPFGFLEQSDFLNGIIRLQTDLCAFEFLQAMQRYEKKFGRKRSFQDAPRTLDIDIIFFDKKKINSKNLIIPHKNWANRESVIIPLKYT, from the coding sequence TTGAAAAAAAAATTATCCCCTAGTTTAACACTTTTTTATACACCAAATTTTCCAAAAATTTTCAATATTAGTTCAAACAAAAAATATAGTGTAACTATTGGAGTTGGGGGAAATATTGGAGATACAAAAAAAATATTTGATAAATTAATCTTATGTTTAAAAAAAGATTCAAGATTTACTTTACTTAAAACTTCCCCTCTTTTAAGAAATCCTCCCTTTGGTTTTTTAGAACAAAGTGATTTTTTAAATGGTATAATTCGTCTTCAAACAGATCTTTGTGCATTTGAGTTTTTACAAGCTATGCAAAGATATGAAAAAAAATTTGGAAGAAAGCGATCCTTTCAAGATGCGCCTAGAACCTTAGATATAGATATTATATTTTTTGATAAAAAAAAGATAAACTCAAAAAATTTAATTATACCTCACAAAAATTGGGCAAATAGAGAATCTGTGATTATTCCTTTAAAATACACATAA